Proteins co-encoded in one uncultured Draconibacterium sp. genomic window:
- a CDS encoding PaaI family thioesterase — MDFTQLSFDTPVEVINQAIKDTLVGSLGIEITKIGDGRVEGMLNLSARNSRPGGILHGGATLAMGETLAGLGSMLLVDMNAYEVLGIMVNGNHTGVLKKGKALAVAKIVHRGKQTHVWNVDICNEEGRLISSVRVTNMITEKNDR, encoded by the coding sequence ATGGATTTTACACAATTATCATTCGATACGCCGGTTGAGGTGATCAATCAGGCCATAAAAGACACACTTGTTGGGAGTCTCGGAATTGAGATTACAAAAATAGGAGATGGAAGAGTTGAAGGAATGTTAAATCTCTCTGCAAGAAATTCGCGCCCGGGAGGCATTTTACACGGCGGTGCCACCCTTGCAATGGGCGAAACTCTTGCGGGTTTAGGCAGCATGTTGCTGGTTGATATGAACGCTTACGAAGTGTTGGGAATTATGGTAAATGGCAACCACACAGGCGTATTAAAAAAAGGCAAGGCTTTGGCGGTTGCAAAAATCGTTCACAGGGGCAAACAAACACATGTGTGGAATGTTGATATTTGCAATGAAGAAGGGAGATTGATTTCATCTGTACGTGTTACCAATATGATTACTGAAAAGAATGACCGATAA
- a CDS encoding superoxide dismutase: MAFELPKLGYDYKALEPHIDARTMEIHHSKHHAGYTNNLNGAVEGTDLAGKSIEEILSGVSGQSAAVRNNGGGFYNHNLYWEVIAPGGAPAPEGVLLDAVNDSFGSIENFQEAFIKAALTRFGSGWAWLVLQNNKLVVSSTPNQDNPLMDVAEVQGTPILGIDVWEHAYYLNYQNRRPDYVNAFWNLINWDEVARRFKG; encoded by the coding sequence ATGGCATTTGAATTACCAAAATTAGGATACGATTACAAGGCACTAGAGCCACATATTGATGCAAGAACGATGGAAATCCATCACAGTAAGCACCACGCAGGTTATACAAATAATTTGAATGGGGCAGTTGAAGGGACTGATCTTGCAGGAAAATCAATTGAAGAGATTTTAAGTGGTGTGTCAGGTCAATCGGCAGCAGTACGTAACAATGGTGGTGGATTTTATAACCACAATTTGTACTGGGAAGTAATTGCACCAGGTGGTGCACCGGCTCCGGAAGGAGTTTTATTAGACGCAGTAAATGATTCATTTGGAAGCATAGAAAATTTTCAGGAAGCCTTCATCAAGGCAGCTTTGACTCGCTTTGGGTCAGGTTGGGCATGGTTGGTTCTTCAAAACAATAAGCTGGTGGTTTCGTCTACGCCCAATCAGGATAATCCGCTGATGGATGTGGCCGAAGTTCAGGGAACTCCAATTTTGGGGATTGACGTATGGGAACATGCATATTACCTGAACTACCAAAACAGACGTCCGGATTATGTGAATGCATTCTGGAATCTCATCAACTGGGATGAAGTCGCCAGGCGGTTTAAAGGTTAG
- a CDS encoding MATE family efflux transporter — MNKSILKLAIPNIISNITVPLLGLIDLALMGHLGSEIYIGAISLGSVIFNFIYWGFGFLRMSTSGFTAQAYGEKKSAETITILIRALLLTLSVSVIILLLQSPIAWASFKLIGGSAEVETLANEYFRIRIWAAPAALSLFVFSGWFLGMQNARYPMIIAILVNVVNILLSVFFVFGLKMKSEGVALGTVISQYAGLLTAVFLLFKRYKKMLPMITKARITDLKFIANFFKVNTDIFIRSFCIIVVFTFFTSKSASINDTILAVNSLLLQFLMFFSFFIDGFAFAGEALVGKFIGAKQIENLKKVVKLLLYWGMGLAVTFTLLYLTGTNFILKLLTSQADVIQTAQQFLVWVVLIPVASVSSFIWDGIFIGATASRPMRNSLLVSTFLIFAPVYYFLNPIWNNHALWMGMLLFMFSRGIILSLLYKKTILKPVSGKS; from the coding sequence ATGAATAAAAGCATATTAAAACTTGCCATTCCCAATATCATCAGTAACATAACTGTTCCGCTACTGGGATTGATTGATCTGGCGTTAATGGGGCATTTGGGGTCGGAAATATACATTGGGGCAATTTCGCTGGGAAGTGTAATATTCAATTTCATTTACTGGGGCTTTGGTTTTTTGCGAATGAGTACCTCGGGGTTTACAGCACAAGCTTATGGCGAAAAAAAATCGGCAGAAACAATAACGATACTAATACGTGCTTTGCTTTTAACATTGTCCGTTAGCGTTATTATTCTACTGCTTCAATCACCGATTGCCTGGGCAAGTTTTAAATTAATAGGTGGTAGTGCCGAAGTAGAGACACTGGCCAATGAGTATTTCAGAATACGAATTTGGGCAGCACCTGCAGCCTTGAGCCTGTTTGTTTTCAGCGGATGGTTTTTAGGAATGCAAAATGCACGTTACCCCATGATTATTGCTATTCTGGTAAATGTTGTAAATATTCTGCTTAGCGTGTTTTTTGTTTTTGGATTAAAAATGAAATCCGAAGGAGTAGCTCTCGGAACCGTAATCTCTCAGTACGCTGGATTACTCACTGCAGTTTTTCTGTTATTCAAAAGATATAAGAAAATGTTGCCCATGATTACCAAAGCTAGAATTACGGATCTAAAGTTCATTGCAAACTTTTTTAAGGTGAACACTGACATTTTCATTCGCAGCTTTTGTATTATCGTTGTATTTACCTTTTTTACGTCAAAGTCGGCCAGTATTAACGACACAATACTTGCCGTTAATTCACTATTGCTTCAGTTTTTAATGTTCTTCTCCTTTTTTATCGATGGTTTTGCCTTTGCCGGCGAAGCGTTGGTCGGAAAATTTATAGGTGCCAAACAGATTGAAAACCTAAAAAAGGTCGTAAAACTGCTCCTTTACTGGGGCATGGGATTGGCAGTTACTTTTACCCTGCTCTATTTGACGGGTACCAATTTTATTTTGAAACTACTCACTTCGCAAGCAGATGTAATTCAAACCGCTCAACAGTTTCTGGTTTGGGTGGTTTTAATACCTGTAGCAAGCGTTAGTTCGTTTATTTGGGACGGGATTTTCATCGGGGCAACAGCATCGCGCCCCATGCGAAACAGCTTGCTGGTTTCCACCTTTCTGATCTTTGCTCCGGTTTATTATTTCTTAAATCCAATTTGGAATAATCACGCCTTATGGATGGGAATGTTACTTTTTATGTTTTCGAGGGGAATTATTTTATCACTTCTTTACAAGAAAACAATCCTGAAACCTGTTTCCGGTAAAAGTTAA
- the menD gene encoding 2-succinyl-5-enolpyruvyl-6-hydroxy-3-cyclohexene-1-carboxylic-acid synthase: MISTKKHVQQLAALLHQKGINDVIISPGSRNGPMIHTFVGSGLFNCRNVVDERSAAYFAMGLAQALNKPVAIVCSSGTATLNYAPAIAEAFYLNIPLIVITADRPEYWIDQLENQCINQKGIYSNFVKKEYNLPLEESGTELWQAAREINECLNLAVSGKPAPVHINVPLEEPLHNLLNEKLPTIKAIDAKESVLDIDKASLNKLAVELNSSKKILILTGQQNPDSELEKLLAAFIKKTGAVVLREHLANLNDESFCGSIDTLMAAILSDVPTDFQPDILITFGGHFVSKALKQFLRKNKASQHWHLSPANDHYDTYQSLTEVLQTKAMTFFSQLLPEVSEKEQEYLQRWKNKENEVNQLRDKYISESQFSDLKVIAEVGQSIPENSVVHLGNSSPVRYALIAHWAKNTTFLSNRGTSGIDGPMSTAVGYASVSEKINTVLIGDLSFFYDSNALWNNYLGENLRIIVINNGGGNIFGLIKGPGESPAFQQHFFAENKFNAQGIAQTFGLDYLSAENKKELQDSLADLYSPTRKNPAILEVFTDAEVNTKTFRGLLKFVKQ; this comes from the coding sequence ATGATCTCAACTAAAAAACACGTTCAACAACTGGCAGCACTTCTTCATCAGAAGGGAATAAACGACGTGATTATTTCTCCCGGATCGCGAAACGGGCCCATGATACATACCTTTGTTGGTAGCGGATTATTTAATTGCCGCAACGTGGTTGACGAGCGCAGTGCAGCTTATTTTGCAATGGGTTTGGCACAGGCACTGAATAAACCCGTTGCCATTGTTTGCAGCTCGGGAACTGCTACACTCAATTACGCACCTGCCATTGCCGAGGCGTTTTATTTAAATATTCCGCTGATCGTTATCACTGCCGATCGCCCGGAGTACTGGATCGACCAGCTCGAAAACCAGTGCATCAATCAGAAAGGGATTTATTCCAATTTTGTAAAAAAGGAATACAACCTCCCATTGGAAGAATCGGGAACCGAGTTGTGGCAAGCTGCCCGCGAAATAAACGAATGTCTCAACCTTGCTGTTTCGGGAAAACCAGCGCCGGTGCATATTAATGTTCCGCTGGAAGAACCGTTACATAATTTACTGAACGAAAAATTACCGACAATAAAAGCGATCGATGCTAAAGAATCAGTTTTAGACATCGATAAAGCAAGCCTGAATAAGTTAGCTGTTGAGCTTAACTCTTCAAAGAAAATACTCATACTGACCGGACAACAAAATCCAGATTCGGAATTGGAAAAACTTTTGGCAGCGTTTATTAAAAAAACCGGAGCCGTAGTTTTAAGAGAACATCTGGCCAACCTGAATGATGAAAGTTTTTGCGGAAGTATCGATACGTTGATGGCAGCCATTCTTTCTGACGTTCCTACAGATTTTCAACCGGATATTCTGATCACTTTTGGCGGACATTTTGTTTCGAAAGCATTGAAACAGTTTTTGCGCAAAAACAAAGCAAGTCAACACTGGCACTTATCACCCGCCAACGATCATTACGATACTTACCAATCGCTGACTGAGGTTTTGCAAACTAAGGCAATGACCTTTTTCTCTCAATTACTCCCTGAAGTAAGCGAGAAAGAACAGGAATATTTGCAACGATGGAAAAACAAAGAAAACGAAGTCAATCAGCTTCGGGATAAGTATATTTCAGAAAGTCAGTTTTCTGATCTGAAAGTAATTGCAGAGGTTGGCCAGTCAATTCCCGAAAATTCGGTTGTGCACCTGGGAAACAGTTCGCCGGTGCGTTATGCTTTAATAGCTCACTGGGCAAAAAACACTACTTTTTTAAGTAATCGGGGTACCAGCGGTATCGACGGACCAATGTCAACTGCGGTAGGTTATGCATCTGTCTCTGAAAAGATAAATACGGTACTGATCGGCGACTTGTCGTTTTTTTACGATTCAAATGCGCTTTGGAACAATTACCTTGGTGAAAATCTACGGATCATCGTAATCAATAATGGCGGAGGGAACATCTTTGGTCTGATAAAAGGGCCGGGTGAATCACCCGCTTTCCAGCAGCATTTTTTTGCCGAAAACAAATTCAACGCACAAGGCATTGCCCAAACTTTCGGGCTGGATTATTTAAGCGCTGAAAATAAAAAGGAATTACAAGACTCACTTGCAGATCTGTATTCCCCAACAAGAAAAAACCCAGCAATCCTGGAAGTTTTCACCGATGCAGAGGTGAATACAAAGACATTTCGGGGCCTTTTAAAGTTTGTAAAACAATAA
- the menC gene encoding o-succinylbenzoate synthase, translating to MIKARYQKYELHFKQPAGTSRGVLKTRTVWYLFLEENGVTGVGECAPLPGLSIETPEQVEEQLEGIVNAPELFINNISLLQDLPSLRFALETALLDLKNGGKRELFPSAFTSGEAGIPINGLIWMGQIENMQRQIEEKLAAGFQCIKLKIGAKDFEQELTLLKALRNRFSSDQIVIRVDANGAFNTDAAPDKLKRLAEIQLHSIEQPIRAGQWHQMAELCKTTALPIALDEELIGINRREEKIQLLATIRPQFLVLKPSLHGGISGCNEWIKLANERSISWWITSYLESNIGLNAIAQWAFTKDSKMHQGLGTGQLFTNNIDSPLEIRGEELWFNTTKSFEM from the coding sequence ATGATAAAAGCACGCTACCAAAAATATGAGTTACATTTTAAGCAACCTGCCGGCACATCGCGCGGGGTGTTAAAAACACGCACAGTTTGGTATTTGTTTTTGGAAGAAAATGGTGTAACTGGAGTTGGAGAATGCGCGCCTCTCCCGGGTTTAAGCATTGAAACACCAGAACAAGTTGAAGAGCAGCTGGAAGGAATAGTCAATGCTCCTGAGCTTTTCATCAATAATATTAGCCTACTACAAGATCTCCCATCACTGAGATTTGCATTAGAAACCGCACTTCTTGATTTAAAAAACGGCGGAAAAAGAGAACTATTTCCATCAGCATTCACGAGCGGAGAAGCAGGTATTCCAATAAACGGATTGATATGGATGGGCCAGATTGAAAACATGCAGCGCCAAATAGAAGAAAAACTGGCAGCCGGATTTCAATGTATAAAACTCAAAATTGGGGCAAAAGATTTTGAGCAGGAACTTACACTTCTAAAAGCATTACGCAATCGTTTCTCAAGTGATCAGATTGTAATTCGGGTGGATGCCAATGGTGCTTTCAATACTGATGCTGCTCCAGACAAACTAAAACGACTTGCCGAAATCCAACTTCATTCTATCGAACAACCTATCCGTGCCGGACAATGGCATCAGATGGCTGAATTGTGTAAAACCACTGCCCTGCCCATTGCTCTTGATGAAGAGTTAATTGGCATAAACAGAAGAGAGGAAAAAATACAACTGCTGGCAACAATTCGTCCACAGTTTTTGGTGTTAAAACCTAGCTTACATGGCGGTATATCCGGTTGCAATGAGTGGATAAAACTGGCCAACGAACGTTCTATCAGTTGGTGGATTACTTCGTACCTGGAGTCAAATATTGGACTAAATGCCATTGCACAGTGGGCTTTTACAAAAGACAGCAAAATGCACCAGGGGCTGGGAACTGG
- the menB gene encoding 1,4-dihydroxy-2-naphthoyl-CoA synthase, giving the protein MSTKRQWETIKEYEDIFFDYYDGIGKITINREQVRNAFRPTTVNNISDALLLCREDNRINVIVLTGAGDKAFCSGGDQNVKGTGGYIDENGIPRLNILEVQKQIRSMPKPVIAMVNGYAIGGGHVLHVVCDISIASENAIFGQTGPKVGSFDAGLGSSYLASVVGQKKAREIWFMCRQYSAAEALEMGLVNKVVPLDQLEDEVVAWAQKMQEHSPLALRMLKLGLNAELDGQIGIQEFAGNATLLYYLTEEAQEGKHAFLEKRKPDFKKYPKFP; this is encoded by the coding sequence ATGAGTACAAAAAGACAATGGGAAACCATTAAAGAATACGAAGATATTTTTTTCGATTATTACGATGGAATTGGCAAAATCACCATCAACCGCGAGCAGGTGCGCAATGCGTTTCGCCCAACCACGGTAAATAACATCAGCGATGCTTTGCTCCTTTGCCGCGAAGACAACCGTATTAATGTAATTGTACTGACAGGTGCCGGCGACAAAGCTTTTTGCTCGGGCGGCGACCAGAATGTTAAAGGTACCGGTGGTTACATCGACGAAAATGGTATTCCGAGATTGAACATCCTTGAAGTACAGAAGCAAATTCGCAGTATGCCCAAGCCGGTAATTGCCATGGTGAATGGTTATGCCATTGGCGGCGGCCATGTCTTGCACGTGGTTTGCGATATCAGTATTGCCAGCGAAAATGCCATTTTTGGCCAAACCGGACCTAAAGTGGGGAGCTTCGATGCAGGCCTGGGATCGTCGTACCTGGCAAGTGTTGTGGGGCAAAAGAAAGCCCGCGAAATTTGGTTTATGTGCCGTCAGTATTCGGCTGCCGAAGCGCTTGAAATGGGACTGGTAAACAAGGTTGTACCTCTCGATCAACTGGAAGATGAGGTGGTTGCCTGGGCACAGAAAATGCAGGAACACAGTCCGCTGGCACTGCGTATGCTAAAACTTGGATTGAATGCCGAACTTGACGGTCAGATTGGAATTCAGGAATTTGCAGGAAACGCAACCTTATTATACTACCTTACAGAGGAAGCACAGGAGGGAAAACATGCGTTCCTTGAAAAACGTAAACCTGACTTTAAAAAATATCCCAAATTCCCATAA
- the xylE gene encoding D-xylose transporter XylE, whose amino-acid sequence MKNNSFYIFSITIVATLGGLLFGYDTAVISGAEKSVQAFLIDSQGLSTLIHGLTISSALIGCIIGGGISGIFALKIGRRKSLMIAALLFFISALGSGYPEFLFFEKGQATLGLLYMFNVYRIIGGIGVGMASAIVPMYIGEIAPEDIRGRLVSINQFAIIFGMLVVYFVNWGIANGQTLEWINEIGWRRMFLSESIPAGLFGLLLFFVPETPRYLTLKQKDSEALVILEKINGKSRAKEILNDIKATVDSHSGKLWSYGKLVIIIGILLSVFQQFVGINVALYYAPRIFESMGAAKDASMLQTIVMGLVNVVFTVVAILTVDKWGRKPLLMVGSIGMAVGMFAIAGLAFFEIIGTSTLVFIIVYTASFMMSWGPICWVLISEIFPNKIRGRAVAIAVVAQWAANYFISSTYPAMMEFSGAVTYGFYGLMSLLSFFFVWKMVPETKGKTLEEMESLWKK is encoded by the coding sequence ATGAAGAACAATAGTTTTTATATTTTTTCGATAACCATTGTAGCCACACTCGGAGGCTTGCTCTTTGGTTACGATACAGCGGTTATTTCAGGTGCCGAAAAATCGGTACAAGCCTTCCTCATCGACAGCCAGGGACTAAGCACATTAATTCATGGCTTAACCATTTCAAGTGCCTTAATTGGCTGTATTATTGGTGGTGGAATATCGGGAATTTTTGCTTTAAAAATTGGCCGTAGAAAATCGTTGATGATCGCCGCCTTGCTTTTCTTTATTTCAGCATTGGGATCGGGATATCCCGAATTCTTATTTTTCGAAAAAGGACAGGCCACTTTGGGGCTATTATACATGTTTAATGTTTACCGCATAATTGGAGGAATTGGCGTTGGTATGGCATCGGCTATTGTCCCCATGTATATTGGTGAAATTGCCCCTGAAGATATTCGAGGGCGATTGGTTTCGATAAACCAGTTTGCCATTATTTTTGGAATGTTAGTAGTATACTTTGTTAACTGGGGAATTGCTAATGGGCAAACACTGGAATGGATTAACGAAATCGGCTGGAGAAGAATGTTCTTATCCGAGTCGATACCTGCTGGTTTATTTGGCCTATTGCTGTTTTTTGTTCCCGAAACACCGCGATACCTAACCTTGAAACAAAAAGATAGCGAAGCCCTTGTCATTCTTGAAAAAATTAATGGAAAAAGCAGGGCAAAAGAAATTCTTAATGATATTAAAGCAACCGTTGATAGTCATTCAGGCAAATTGTGGTCGTACGGAAAATTGGTTATTATTATTGGTATCCTGCTTTCAGTATTTCAGCAATTCGTAGGAATTAATGTGGCACTGTATTATGCACCACGTATATTCGAAAGTATGGGAGCAGCAAAAGATGCTTCGATGCTGCAAACCATTGTAATGGGATTGGTGAACGTTGTGTTTACCGTTGTAGCCATATTAACGGTTGATAAATGGGGACGCAAACCCTTGTTAATGGTTGGCTCAATTGGGATGGCAGTTGGAATGTTTGCAATAGCTGGTTTAGCTTTCTTTGAAATAATAGGAACCAGTACGCTTGTATTTATCATTGTTTATACTGCTTCATTTATGATGTCGTGGGGACCAATTTGCTGGGTTCTTATTTCTGAAATCTTCCCAAATAAAATTCGTGGGCGTGCAGTTGCTATTGCAGTTGTTGCTCAGTGGGCAGCTAACTACTTTATTTCATCAACCTATCCGGCTATGATGGAGTTTAGCGGGGCTGTAACTTATGGTTTTTATGGATTAATGAGTTTACTGTCGTTCTTCTTTGTATGGAAGATGGTACCCGAAACAAAAGGAAAAACTTTAGAGGAGATGGAAAGTCTCTGGAAAAAATAG
- a CDS encoding superoxide dismutase, which translates to MAFSLPKLPYANNALEPVISEKTIEFHYGKHHQAYVNNLNGLIEGTEFEKASLEDIIKKAEGGIFNNGAQVWNHTFYFTQFSADGCKEPKDDLKAAIDAKFGSFDAFKEAFSKAAATLFGSGWAWLVVDEKGELEIVQTSNAGNPLRDGKKPVLTCDVWEHAYYLDKQNARPAYIADFWKIVDWKVVSERFA; encoded by the coding sequence ATGGCATTTAGTTTACCAAAACTTCCGTATGCAAATAATGCACTGGAACCAGTAATAAGTGAAAAAACAATTGAGTTCCATTATGGAAAACACCACCAGGCTTATGTAAATAATTTAAATGGCCTGATTGAAGGAACAGAGTTTGAAAAAGCAAGTTTGGAAGACATTATTAAAAAAGCTGAAGGTGGTATTTTTAATAATGGAGCCCAGGTTTGGAACCACACGTTCTATTTTACACAATTTAGTGCTGATGGTTGTAAGGAGCCAAAAGACGATTTAAAAGCAGCTATTGACGCTAAATTCGGATCGTTTGATGCTTTTAAAGAAGCATTCTCGAAAGCAGCAGCTACTTTGTTTGGCTCGGGCTGGGCATGGTTAGTTGTTGATGAAAAAGGCGAACTGGAAATCGTTCAGACAAGTAATGCCGGAAACCCATTGCGCGATGGTAAAAAACCGGTACTAACCTGCGATGTTTGGGAACACGCATACTATCTGGATAAGCAAAATGCACGTCCGGCGTATATTGCCGATTTCTGGAAAATTGTAGATTGGAAAGTTGTTTCAGAACGTTTTGCTTAA
- a CDS encoding SGNH/GDSL hydrolase family protein, whose amino-acid sequence MSISRRNFLYKSAAGAVAAASISSIVSACVAEPEKKIASIFAKGNTVLFQGDSITDAGRDKQNESPNRAWSFGNGYALLAASQLLNTYPEEQLTIYNRGISGNKVFQLADRWDKDCMELKPDVLSILIGVNDYWHTRDGKYDGTIEIYENDYRALLKRTQKAFPNVKLVLCEPFYVLKTRAVDETWIEPMQQYQVAAKKISDEFETIWVPFQKVFDEAIKHAPGTYWTPDGVHPSMAGAELMAETWLKAVGE is encoded by the coding sequence ATGAGTATTTCCAGAAGAAATTTCTTGTATAAATCTGCAGCAGGCGCAGTGGCTGCTGCAAGTATTTCCAGTATCGTTTCGGCATGTGTTGCAGAACCTGAAAAAAAGATAGCATCAATTTTTGCGAAAGGCAATACTGTATTGTTTCAGGGCGATTCGATAACCGACGCTGGTCGTGATAAACAAAATGAATCGCCCAACCGGGCCTGGTCGTTTGGAAATGGTTATGCGCTTTTGGCAGCTTCACAGCTATTAAATACCTATCCTGAAGAACAACTTACCATTTATAACCGGGGTATTAGTGGAAACAAAGTGTTTCAGTTAGCTGATCGCTGGGACAAAGATTGTATGGAATTGAAACCTGATGTATTGAGTATTTTAATTGGTGTGAACGATTATTGGCACACGCGAGATGGAAAATATGATGGCACGATTGAGATTTACGAGAATGATTATCGTGCTTTGCTAAAACGCACGCAGAAAGCTTTTCCCAATGTTAAATTGGTTTTGTGTGAACCATTTTATGTATTGAAAACAAGAGCAGTTGACGAAACATGGATTGAACCTATGCAACAGTATCAGGTGGCAGCAAAAAAGATATCAGACGAATTTGAAACCATTTGGGTACCCTTTCAGAAAGTATTTGATGAGGCGATTAAACACGCTCCGGGAACCTACTGGACACCTGATGGAGTGCATCCTTCGATGGCCGGTGCCGAATTAATGGCCGAGACCTGGCTAAAAGCTGTTGGTGAATAG
- a CDS encoding 1,4-dihydroxy-2-naphthoate polyprenyltransferase → MATAKSWVKASRLRTLPLALSGILMGSALAAFWRGFNWFIFIFAMLTATLIQVFSNFANDYGDFQKGTDNHQRLGPTRTMQGGEITIKEMKSGMIVVAGSSFLLGIILVFTGTWHNSPTAFFVFIGLGIIALLAAYFYTAGKRSYGYIGLGDLFVFLFFGLLPVIGVFYLHNNTIETAVWLPAISMGLFSTGVLNLNNTRDIENDKQSGKITIAVKLGPLKSRIYHSTIILVGWLALIVFTVLQQKTAWQWLFLLVLPVSIIDLIKIFRIQDSRQLDPFLKRLALQTLALTLLFSLGLILS, encoded by the coding sequence ATGGCAACAGCAAAAAGTTGGGTAAAAGCATCACGGTTACGAACCTTACCACTGGCATTATCGGGTATTTTAATGGGTTCGGCACTGGCAGCTTTTTGGCGTGGGTTTAACTGGTTTATTTTTATTTTTGCTATGCTCACCGCTACGCTGATACAGGTGTTCTCGAACTTTGCCAACGATTACGGCGATTTTCAAAAAGGCACCGACAATCATCAGCGTTTGGGCCCAACACGAACGATGCAGGGCGGAGAGATCACTATCAAAGAAATGAAATCAGGGATGATCGTAGTGGCCGGATCAAGTTTTCTGTTGGGAATTATTTTGGTTTTTACAGGAACCTGGCACAACAGTCCGACAGCATTTTTTGTGTTTATCGGGCTGGGAATTATCGCACTTTTAGCCGCTTATTTCTATACCGCCGGCAAACGATCGTATGGTTATATTGGCCTGGGTGACTTGTTTGTGTTTCTGTTTTTCGGATTGTTACCTGTAATTGGTGTTTTTTACCTGCACAACAATACTATTGAAACTGCTGTTTGGCTGCCGGCCATTAGTATGGGTTTATTCAGCACCGGCGTGTTGAATCTAAACAATACCCGCGACATTGAAAACGATAAACAGTCGGGAAAAATTACTATTGCCGTAAAACTGGGACCACTTAAAAGCCGCATTTACCACTCCACAATTATTTTAGTGGGTTGGCTGGCACTAATCGTTTTTACAGTTCTGCAACAAAAAACGGCATGGCAGTGGTTATTTCTGTTGGTATTACCAGTTTCAATTATCGACCTTATAAAAATATTCCGAATACAAGACAGTCGCCAGCTTGATCCGTTTTTAAAACGGCTGGCATTACAAACTTTGGCATTAACACTACTTTTCTCGCTTGGATTGATATTATCATGA
- a CDS encoding chorismate-binding protein: MTDNERLIHLIDKLVNKNCSFALWSVPSDKTLELLISCQEALIYPNEVSRLNGQEGFVFAPYHISEETPLILLKPDIYKTGIKEILQLDMKDVKVCHKKVTNYTSHYAIEKEEYLSDIEQTVETIKNTKLAKAIVSRIIPAERRNESLGKLYTQLFEQTPNAFVYMVNLPKAGLWMGATPEILLKSEGKTMETVSLAGTQPRLSGTEYGWSTKDIEEQAFVSRYLVDLLYRFDIHRYTTRGPETLESGKVAHLFTSFLFAKKKLDDCLGDFIAELHPTPAVCGFPKSKADKFIRTIEKHNRRYYGGFLGPWQLKDSVRLFVNLRCMEIIPEKYMLYAGGGITSRSVPEEEWEETNNKAKTLLSAIEAIRQNDLN; this comes from the coding sequence ATGACCGATAACGAAAGATTAATACATCTAATTGACAAACTCGTTAACAAAAACTGCTCTTTTGCCCTCTGGTCGGTGCCCAGCGACAAAACGCTTGAGCTTCTCATCTCATGTCAGGAAGCCTTAATTTATCCCAACGAGGTGAGCCGCTTAAACGGGCAGGAAGGATTTGTTTTTGCACCTTATCACATCAGCGAAGAAACACCACTGATTCTATTAAAACCTGACATTTACAAAACAGGTATTAAGGAAATCCTCCAACTTGATATGAAAGATGTAAAAGTTTGCCATAAAAAGGTGACAAACTATACATCCCATTATGCAATTGAAAAGGAAGAATACCTTTCAGACATTGAGCAAACAGTAGAAACCATAAAAAATACAAAACTGGCAAAGGCCATTGTTTCGCGCATTATTCCGGCAGAACGAAGAAATGAATCGCTGGGGAAATTATACACCCAGTTATTCGAACAAACACCAAATGCTTTTGTGTATATGGTAAACCTGCCAAAAGCTGGTTTGTGGATGGGCGCTACTCCCGAAATCCTTTTAAAATCGGAAGGCAAAACGATGGAAACCGTTTCACTGGCTGGTACGCAGCCCCGACTTTCGGGAACAGAATACGGTTGGAGCACCAAAGATATTGAAGAGCAAGCTTTTGTTTCGCGCTACCTGGTAGATCTGTTATATCGGTTCGATATTCACCGATATACCACACGCGGCCCGGAAACACTTGAAAGCGGAAAAGTGGCCCACCTGTTTACCAGTTTTCTGTTTGCCAAAAAGAAACTTGACGACTGTTTGGGTGATTTTATTGCCGAGCTGCATCCAACGCCGGCAGTTTGTGGTTTTCCAAAATCAAAAGCCGATAAATTCATTCGTACGATAGAGAAACACAACAGGCGATACTACGGAGGATTTCTTGGTCCGTGGCAACTAAAAGATTCAGTAAGATTATTTGTAAATTTGCGCTGCATGGAAATAATTCCGGAGAAATACATGCTTTATGCAGGTGGCGGAATTACTTCGCGGTCGGTTCCTGAAGAAGAATGGGAAGAGACCAACAACAAAGCAAAAACCTTGTTATCGGCAATAGAAGCTATACGACAGAATGATCTCAACTAA